A stretch of the Enoplosus armatus isolate fEnoArm2 chromosome 13, fEnoArm2.hap1, whole genome shotgun sequence genome encodes the following:
- the chrdl2 gene encoding chordin-like protein 2 has translation MKSTFLFFFIIWFADAEPKPRKGSGVVCTFKDKTYIPGDSWHPYLEPFGFMFCMRCVCTETGHVKCNTIKCLALPCENPVAEPQQCCPRCTDEPRIPAGLRASVKSCRYNGSIYQPGETFTKHDLFPSKQSNQCVMCTCSNGNIFCGLKTCQPITCSSPVSVPDTCCLVCKDLGTSGSSSMEDGNQQLYRGVRHSVDQCSLEHSRARSDRASPTRVRTTPRGLSLSKLNLKGASETTVKILLQRKHQRACLYNGKTYSHGDMWHPVLGKVLECILCTCTDGLQDCKRITCPSQYPCQHPMKSAGKCCKTCPESKAESNHTQCYLGYKNNLLVYKVESSLTVDPPNTVRIIAVERQSTAEVEVQVWKAVEGLLQLMEIGDVQRKDILDHPENYTLLTTLDEETWRKFKEEGDNLSKASQTTICEDGIREMVTFLNPKQIEDLCSP, from the exons ATGAAGTCCacgtttttgttctttttcatcATTTGGTTTGCAGATGCAGAGCCGAAACCCCGGAAAG GGTCCGGGGTGGTTTGTACTTTCAAAGACAAGACATACATCCCAGGAGACAGCTGGCATCCCTATCTGGAGCCCTTCGGATTCATGTTCTGCATGCGCTGTGTCTGCACAGAG ACAGGCCATGTGAAATGTAACACAATCAAGTGTCTTGCGCTGCCATGTGAGAACCCAGTAGCTGAACCTCAGCAGTGTTGTCCAAGATGCACAG ACGAGCCCCGGATCCCTGCAGGGCTGAGAGCCTCAGTGAAATCCTGCAGGTATAATGGAAGTATTTATCAGCCGGGGGAGACCTTCACTAAGCACGACCTCTTCCCATCCAAGCAAAGCAATCAGTGTGTTATGTGCACATGCTCT aATGGAAACATCTTCTGCGGCCTGAAAACATGCCAACCAATCACCTGTTCCTCACCAGTGTCAGTTCCAGATACCTGCTGTTTGGTGTGTAAAG ATCTTGGCACCAGTGGGTCCTCATCAATGGAGGACGGAAATCAGCAACTGTACAGAGGCGTT AGGCATTCAGTGGACCAGTGCTCTTTAGAGCACAGCAGAGCGCGGTCTGACCGGGCATCTCCAACCAGGGTCAGGACAACTCCTAGAGGCCTGAGCCTCAGTAAACTTAACCTCAAAGGGGCTTCAGAGACCACTGTGAAGATTTTGTTGCAGAGGAAACACCAAAGAG CGTGTTTATACAATGGCAAGACGTACTCTCATGGAGACATGTGGCACCCAGTTTTGGGGAAGGTCCTGGAATGCATCCTGTGCACTTGTACTGATGGCCTCCAGGACTGCAAACGCATCACGTGTCCCAGCCAGTACCCATGCCAACATCCTATGAAATCAGCGGGAAAGTGCTGCAAGACTTGTCCAG AAAGTAAAGCTGAAAGTAACCATACCCAGTGTTATCTCGGATATAAAAATAACCTCTTGGTGTATAAAGTTGAATCATCTTTGACGGTTGACCCACCCAACACAGTTAGGATCATCGCTGTTGAAAGACAAAGTACTGCTGAGGTTGAAGTGCAAGTGTGGAAGGCTGTAGAAG GTCTTTTACAGTTAATGGAAATTGGTGACGTTCAAAGAAAAGATATCTTGGATCATCCAGAGAATTACACATTACTCACAACACTTGATGAAG AGACATGGAGAAAATTtaaagaggagggagacaaTCTGAGTAAAGCCTCTCAGACCACCATTTGTGAAGACGGCATTCGGGAGATGGTGACTTTCCTAAATCCCAAGCAGATAGAAGACCTGTGTTCACCCTAA
- the spag7 gene encoding sperm-associated antigen 7 homolog — MADLLGSILNSMEKPPTVGDQESRRKAREQAARLKKMEEDEKRKKAEFRKKMEKEVSDFIQDSLQQKRKYNPMGKIERSILHDVAEVAGLTSFSFGEDEESRYVMLFKKEFAPSDEELEAYRKGEEWDPQLAEQRRRLKEQAALEETASSQTKKAEACPNSNYRDKYSHLIGTSAAKDAAHTLEANSAYGCVPVANKRDTRSIEEAMNEIRAKKRQKQDDTGAHSSSS, encoded by the exons ATGGCGGACCTCCTAGGCTCAATCTTAAATTCGATGGAAAAGCCTCCCACAGTCGGCGACCAGGAAAGCCGACGAAAGGCTCGAG AGCAAGCAGCGAGACTCaagaagatggaggaagacgagaaaagaaagaaagcagagttCAGGAAAAAG ATGGAGAAAGAGGTGTCAGATTTCATTCAAGACAGTTTGCAACAGAAACGAAAATACAATCCTATGGGGAAGATTGAAAGGAGTATTTT GCATGATGTTGCAGAAGTGGCTGGtctgacttctttttctttcggggaggacgaggagagcCGTTATGTCATGCTTTTCAAGAAG GAGTTTGCTCCGTCAGATGAGGAGCTGGAAGCCTATCGCAAAGGAGAGGAGTGGGATCCCCAGCTGGCAGAGCAACGGCGCAGATTAAAA GAACAAGCTGCATTGGAAGAAACAGCATCCAGTCAGACCAAGAAGGCAGAGGCATGTCCCAACTCCAACTACAGAGACAAGTACAGTCATCTGATTGGCACCTCAGCTGCCAAagatgcagcacacacactagAGGCCAACAGTGCTTATGGTTGTG TGCCGGTGGCCAACAAGAGGGACACTCGCTCCATAGAGGAAGCCATGAATGAAATCAGAGCGAAGAAACGGCAGAAGCAAGACGACACAGgggcacacagcagcagctcttga